From one Humulus lupulus chromosome 8, drHumLupu1.1, whole genome shotgun sequence genomic stretch:
- the LOC133795984 gene encoding uncharacterized protein LOC133795984 gives MSRKDPAWKYSVEIEVSEKGGKKGYKYLKCNFCSKDIKGGMKRVKEHLACTHKDVKPCPKVPKEVKDEISQYLKDYENTKFISQRKFDEAVDCGSYFGDGPSGFGSGNPLEGVNSCPSGSSRGVKGPMDRFMENKGDDENEKNTAATKMTPTSAKEHRNQVCLDIGRFFFENGIPFNCARSPSYFNMLRSVGNYGRGLKAPTMHEMETWILKEEEKTTSEIVNEIKATWKRTGVSLISNGWSDMRNRSLINFLVNNPYGTVFLKTIDASDCVKDAQKLFELLDDVVEEIGEDIVIQVITDNASAYKAAGRLLMEKRKSLYWTPCAAHCIDLMLEKIGELPQHKNAFLKAKRVRNFIHNHQWVLSLTRKFAKKDLLRPAVTRFATAFLTLESMHQLKQPLQMMFVSKEWSSCAWAKKPEGKAVKKIIMNDNTFWPSVVYSIKTTKPLVNVLRIVDGERTPAMGFIYGAMDEAKEKIAKNLDGDVSSYKEIWDIIDQKWEFHLHRDLHATAYYLNPRFRWSPNVSEHPEIKNGLYKCMDRLIKDQETYVKVDAQLDEYKYKRGLFGFRSSLTSYLTRPPVEWWDNFGDEVPELKSFATRVLGLTCSASACERNWSTFNQVHTKRRNRLSTKKMNSLVYIMYNKKLKHNFFKKQSRREEDDPLIVENVSSDDEWVANPNDEEDGDSRAIEVGGEIKIEDEGGSLAPRKRKRNQAPIEVNLMRKMNLKEEKMTVKMEMMVELYNFMRVMMKKVKSSWRFNAFYLCF, from the exons ATGAGTAGAAAAGATCCTGCTTGGAAGTATAGTGTTGAAATAGAAGTGTCGGAAAAAGGTGGAAAAAAAGGATACAAGTATTTAAAGTGTAATTTTTGTAGTAAAGATATTAAGGGAGGGATGAAGAGAGTGAAAGAACATCTTGCTTGCACACACAAAGATGTAAAACCATGTCCTAAAGTACCTAAAGAAGTCAAGGATGAGATAAGTCAATATTTGAAAGACTATGAAAATACAAAATTTATTTCTCAACGAAAGTTTGATGAGGCAGTGGATTGTGGATCCTACTTTGGTGATGGACCTAGTGGTTTTGGTAGTGGCAATCCTTTGGAGGGCGTGAATTCTTGTCCTAGCGGTAGTTCTAGAGGTGTTAAAGGGCCTATGGATCGATTTATGGAGAATAAAGGAGatgatgaaaatgaaaaaaataccgCTGCCACAAAAATGACTCCAACGAGTGCTAAAGAGCATCGAAATCAAGTATGTTTAGATATTGGGAGATTCTTTTTTGAGAATGGGATCCCATTTAATTGTGCAAGAAGCCCATCATATTTCAATATGTTGCGTTCGGTTGGGAATTATGGTCGAGGATTGAAAGCTCCAACAATGCATGaaatggagacttggatactaaaagaagaagagaagacaacATCCGAAATTGTGAATGAGATCAAAGCAACATGGAAACGAACAGGTGTTTCATTAATATCAAATGGTTGGTCAGATATGAGAAATAGGAGTCTGATCAATTTTCTAGTTAACAATCCCTATGGGACTGTTTTTTTGAAAACTATTGATGCATCAGATTGTGTAAAAGATGCACAAAAATTGTTTGAATTGCTTGATGATGTTGTTGAAGAAATTGGTGAAGATATTGTCATTCAGGTGATCACAGATAATGCAAGTGCATACAAGGCAGCTGGAAGATTATTAATGGAGAAGAGAAAAAGTTTGTATTGGACTCCGTGTGCTGCTCATTGTATTGATTTGATGCTTGAGAAAATTGGAGAATTGCCACAACATAAAAATGCTTTTCTTAAAGCAAAGAGAGTTAGAAATTTCATCCATAACCATCAATGGGTGTTGAGTTTAACAAGAAAATTTGCAAAGAAAGATCTTCTTCGACCAGCTGTCACACGATTCGCCACTGCCTTTCTAACTTTAGAAAGTATGCATCAATTGAAGCAACCACTACAAATGATGTTTGTTTCAAAAGAATGGTCAAGTTGTGCATGGGCAAAGAAACCTGAAGGGAAAGCTGTGAAGAAAATCATAATGAATGATAATACATTTTGGCCTAGTGTGGTTTATTCCATAAAAACCACAAAGCCCCTTGTGAATGTTTTAAGAATAGTTGATGGTGAGAGGACACCAGCAATGGGATTTATTTATGGTGCTATGGATGAGGCAAAAGAAAAGATAGCAAAGAACTTAGATGGAGACGTGTCTTCATATAAGGAGATTTGGGATATCATTGATCAAAAGTGGGAGTTTCATTTGCATCGCGACTTGCATGCAACTGCATATTACTTGAATCCTCGATTCAGATGGAGTCCCAATGTTTCCGAGCATCCAGAGATTAAAAATGGTTTGTATAAGTGCATGGATAGACTCATCAAGGACCAAGAAACATATGTGAAGGTCGATGCCCAACTTGATGAGTATAAATACAAGCGAGGATTGTTTGGCTTCAGATCATCCTTAACATCATACTTAACACGTCCGCCTG TTGAATGGTGGGACAACTTTGGAGATGAAGTTCCAGAACTCAAGTCATTTGCAACAAGAGTTCTAGGTCTTACTTGTTCAGCATCGGCATGTGAACGTAATTGGAGTACGTTCAATCAAGTGCACACAAAGAGAAGAAATCGTTTGAGCACAAAAAAGATGAATAGTTTGGTGTACATTATGTACAACAAAAAGTTGAAGCACAATTTTTTTAAGAAACAATCACGAAGAGAGGAAGATGATCCTTTGATTGTTGAAAATGTGTCTTCTGATGATGAATGGGTAGCCAATCCAAATGATGAAGAGGATGGTGATAGTAGAGCAATCGAAGTTGGTGGGGAAATTAAGATTGAGGATGAGGGTGGAAGTTTAGCAccgaggaagaggaaaagaaaTCAAGCACCAATTGAAgtgaatttgatgaggaagatgaATTTGAAGGAGGAGAAAATGACAGTGAAGATGGAGATGATGGTCGAGCTATACAATTTCATGAGAGTGATGATGAAGAAAGTGAAGAGTTCTTGGAGATTTAATgcattttatttatgtttttaa